The Spirochaetae bacterium HGW-Spirochaetae-1 sequence GAGTGAGTCCCCAACGACACCCCGGATACCGGAAACACTTTTCATTAATGTAGACGACATGGTTATCTCCTTTTACTACGGCGCGTCTTTTTCCTCTTCACTCCGCCTACCGTTTCCTGGGGCGGCTGCTTATCTTCCTTCTTTTTGACCGGCACTTTCAGGGCCCCGGGAATCCCGCCTGAACCGAATTGTTCAACCTCGGGGTGAAATTCCTGGCCTACGGCCCTGTAGTCCCGGTCATTGATATCTTCAAGAACTCTCTGGATCTGGACCTTCATCATGTATTCAATGATTTCCTCTTTCATGGCCAGGAGCATCTTATTGAACATGTGGAAGCCTTCAATCTTGTATTCAACGAGGGGATTTTTCTCCCCATATCCCATGGTCCAGATACCGTCCCGCAACTGATCCATATTAAGAAGATGCTCGCGCCATTTATTATCTATAACCTGCAGTGAGATGAGGCGCTCCAGTGTGCGCATATCACCGCTGCCCATCACATTCTCTTTGTCCCTGTAGTTCTGTTCAATGAATTCACCCACGGACTGTACGAATTCCCGGTACGGCATGTCATACGGATCAACCTTTTCATAGTCGAGATCTATAAGAAACTTGGTCTTCATCCAGATCTTAATTCCCTCAAGATCCCATTCCTCGGGATGACCTCCGCCGCCCGTAAGCGCATCAAGGGAATTCTCAGCCACATCACGGATATAGGTCATGATTTTGTCTGAAATATCCTCGCCTTCGAGAATTTCATCTCTCTCCGTATAAATAAAAGCCCGCTGTGAATTCATTACATCGTCGTATTCAAGAAGGTGCTTCCGTATTTCGAAGTTGCGGCCCTCCACTCTTTTCTGTGCGTTGGCTATTGCCTTGGTTACCATGGGACTTTCTATTTCCTGCCCCTCTTCCATGCCGAGCCGCTGCATGATGTTGGAGATTCGTTCCGAGGCGAAAAGACGCATGAGATCATCTTCCAGTGAGAGGTAAAAACGGGAAGATCCCGGATCGCCCTGACGACCGGACCGTCCACGCAGCTGATTATCTATCCGGCGGGCCTCATGACGTTCAGTCCCCAGTATATGCAGACCGCCGGCAGTAACTACCTTCTCGTGATTGACGACCCACTCCCGTCCGGTTCTAATTATGTTCTTGGCCTTATGTTTGTCCTGGCCGGTCATTGTTTCTGATAACTCATCGGCCCGGTCGAAATGCTCCGTAAGAACGGCAAGCTTAAAGTCATTCCACAGGTTTTTGTCATGCACCGCTTCATGATTTTCAAGTTCATCCATATACTCACGCTTGCCGCCGAGAACAATGTCCGTCCCGCGGCCGGCCATGTTGGTGGCAATGGTGACGCCTCCCGGTTTTCCCGCTTCAGCGACTATCTGTGCTTCCTTCTCATGATACTTGGCATTCAGAACATTGTGAATGATGCCGCGGTTTTTAAGCATCATGGAAAGTTTCTCGG is a genomic window containing:
- a CDS encoding preprotein translocase subunit SecA: MIDKVISILFGTKHERDIKKLKPLVERINALEPEIKELSNDGLRQKTTELRERARKGESLDSILPEAFALVREASVRTLGMRHFDVQLMGGIVLHQGKIAEMKTGEGKTLVATLPVFLNALSGEGAHVVTVNDYLARRDSRWMGTIYEFLGLTVGVILHDMDPYQRQKAYACDITYGTNNEFGFDYLRDNMVEHRSLRVQRSRNFCIVDEVDSILIDEARTPLIISGSTEESTKKYFLINKIIPSLQDGADYEVNEKDRHVSLTEDGVKHVERLLKIENLYDSKNIEIIHHVNQALKAHALFHRDIDYTVKDGEVLIVDEFTGRLMPGRRFSDGLHQALEAKENVTIARESQTLASVTFQNFFRMYSKLSGMTGTADTEAVEFRKIYGLDVVVVPTNKSMIRKDQPDRIYRTAKEKFNSIVDEIEELNAKEQPILVGTISIENSEKLSMMLKNRGIIHNVLNAKYHEKEAQIVAEAGKPGGVTIATNMAGRGTDIVLGGKREYMDELENHEAVHDKNLWNDFKLAVLTEHFDRADELSETMTGQDKHKAKNIIRTGREWVVNHEKVVTAGGLHILGTERHEARRIDNQLRGRSGRQGDPGSSRFYLSLEDDLMRLFASERISNIMQRLGMEEGQEIESPMVTKAIANAQKRVEGRNFEIRKHLLEYDDVMNSQRAFIYTERDEILEGEDISDKIMTYIRDVAENSLDALTGGGGHPEEWDLEGIKIWMKTKFLIDLDYEKVDPYDMPYREFVQSVGEFIEQNYRDKENVMGSGDMRTLERLISLQVIDNKWREHLLNMDQLRDGIWTMGYGEKNPLVEYKIEGFHMFNKMLLAMKEEIIEYMMKVQIQRVLEDINDRDYRAVGQEFHPEVEQFGSGGIPGALKVPVKKKEDKQPPQETVGGVKRKKTRRSKRR